The Bacillus sp. F19 DNA segment TTTCTTTACTATTTCTAATCTTATGGAATTCCACAATCGTGTCCTTTTTTCAAGCACTAGAACTCGGTGTGAGCACACTTGAACTCAACGTGCAAATCATCGAGGACCATCAATCATGAACATCCAGTTCACACCTGAAATCCATAAAACGGAATTTCAGGTGTTTTTTTATTTTTTTCACGAGCAATGAATCGTTGATGAGGAGATAAGAAGAATTTTATAGCAATCTCATTTAAGCACAGGCCTCAAATAGTTTTCAATTGGACTTAATATAAGATTTTATATAATCCATCTAGACAAATTAAAAATAGTCTAGACAAATTTACGAATCTTTTAGAAAATCAACCACGTTTATTAATACGCCCTTTATAAAGCGTTTATATAATTATTTTTGAAAGGAAGGTGAGGGATTGAGAAATGTTAAGTATTTAGACATTAGCGAGCAAATTGAAAAGATGTATGTAGATCAAGCCCATGAAAAAAAATTGCCAAAAGAAATGGAGCTCGCAAACCAATTTAATGTTAGTCGAGAAACAATTCGAAAAGCATTAAACCAACTTATAACGAGTGGAAAATTATATAGTATTCAAGGATCTGGATACTATGTAAAGAAAGATGGTATTTCCATTGTAAATCCATTAAATAAATTAAGTAGTGTCACTGAAATGATTCAAAATGCATGCCTTGTTGAGGGGGATATGGATACCAAAATTTATCTTGGTCATCCAACGGAAATGGAAAGGGAACAACTTGATTTAAATGAAGGCGATGAAGTGTATTTCATTGAAAGGATTCGAACGGCAAAAGGAGAGCCTGTTGTGTATTCGAAAAACTTACTTCCTTTCAAGTTAGTAGGGGAAAGCTTCCAAGAGTATTATCATCAAGGGTCATTATCACGTTTCCTAGAAGTATTTTATAAGATTGAAATTACAGAAGCGTTAGCTGAGGTACAAGCGATTTCTTCTGGAGAATTTTTGCCTGAGGTTTTTGTTGAAATGGATATTCATGTACTAAAATTTACCCAGTTACACAGAACGATTAAAGGAGAGCCGGTTTTGCTTTCCTATGATTACATGAGAAATGATACAATACGTTTTTTTATTCAACGACAAAAATAAACTCAATGATGAGGTGCACAAATGAAGAAAAATTGGATATTCGTACTCGCGATGCTTTTCGTTCTAATGTTAGCAGGATGTTCTGGAAAGACAGCAGATACAAAGGGCTCAGAGGCTGAAAACGTATCAGTTGATGAAAATGGAAATAAAATTATTACATTAAAAATATTAACACGCGACGCTTCTGCTCCTACTCGTGTAACGAACTTTGAAGGTGCAGTCAAAAAAATGAATGAAGATTTAGAGAAAGCTGGAGAAGATTATCGCGTACAAGCTGAAGCAATTGTAAAACCTTCGGACCAGGGTGTGTTCGATCAAAACTTTATTTTTGCTTCACAATCTGGTAATGCAGCTGATATCTACACAACACCTTATACGTCCATTGGTTGGATGGCAGATGGTGGATATATTCAAAAGTTGAATGGAATTGAAAAGGATCCAGCCTTTGCAAACATCATGGAAGGATATTGGAAACCAGTTACGTTGGATGGAAATATTTATGGAGTAATTCAAGATACTGAAGCTCGAGTTGTCTACTTTAACAAGGAGCGTTTACGACAATTCGGTTGGTCAGAAGAAGACATCAATAACTTGCCTGAAAAAGCATTATCTGGTGAATTTAAGTTATCAGATATGATGGATGTTGCTAAAAATGCTCAAGCACAAAATATTGTGAAAAATGGTTATGAGTTTGATGGTGGATCAAATGATAATCCAATGAATTTCTACAATTTTGGTGCAGCTTTTTACGATTGGGACAATAAAAAGTTTATCTTAGATAAAGAGAATACGTTAAAAACTTTCAAGTGGTTAAAAGAAAGTGTTGAATCTGGTGTGACTCCAGAAAATACCATTACGATAGA contains these protein-coding regions:
- a CDS encoding GntR family transcriptional regulator, encoding MRNVKYLDISEQIEKMYVDQAHEKKLPKEMELANQFNVSRETIRKALNQLITSGKLYSIQGSGYYVKKDGISIVNPLNKLSSVTEMIQNACLVEGDMDTKIYLGHPTEMEREQLDLNEGDEVYFIERIRTAKGEPVVYSKNLLPFKLVGESFQEYYHQGSLSRFLEVFYKIEITEALAEVQAISSGEFLPEVFVEMDIHVLKFTQLHRTIKGEPVLLSYDYMRNDTIRFFIQRQK
- a CDS encoding extracellular solute-binding protein translates to MKKNWIFVLAMLFVLMLAGCSGKTADTKGSEAENVSVDENGNKIITLKILTRDASAPTRVTNFEGAVKKMNEDLEKAGEDYRVQAEAIVKPSDQGVFDQNFIFASQSGNAADIYTTPYTSIGWMADGGYIQKLNGIEKDPAFANIMEGYWKPVTLDGNIYGVIQDTEARVVYFNKERLRQFGWSEEDINNLPEKALSGEFKLSDMMDVAKNAQAQNIVKNGYEFDGGSNDNPMNFYNFGAAFYDWDNKKFILDKENTLKTFKWLKESVESGVTPENTITIDKDEKLANLINGESLFVQAGIWDEAKFRANGYHKELGNVTTDWIKENIGVMNLPVVKSGDKPLTVSNPWVYVISKDTPHSDVAKKLLTYVSEAEFQAKHAVDTSHIPFTKEGQEHEKVLANEWINSVKHFTNYSQFNGNHPDQGKYDKIIADATNYVMTGEMTPEDAVKYMEEQLALNIDEKNYVIK